A DNA window from Methanobrevibacter oralis contains the following coding sequences:
- a CDS encoding DeoR family transcriptional regulator, giving the protein MNNENMSFTYKSYENQYDISKSTAKRDLSNLMSHNLIRRIIIDQTYYFMI; this is encoded by the coding sequence ATGAATAATGAAAATATGTCATTTACTTATAAATCATATGAAAATCAATATGATATATCTAAATCAACAGCAAAACGTGATTTATCAAATTTAATGAGTCATAATCTAATTAGAAGAATAATTATTGACCAAACATATTATTTCATGATTTGA
- a CDS encoding helix-turn-helix domain-containing protein, protein MSKEELNNEMSQYVAFYRYYQRLIAIKFITEGHTIQDAANLLNISYPTVHRWAKSCEMGGLDGLKPSFGGGRPSKLSYEQQVELDNIIENTPNLSMKNVQQIVKEKFNVEYSLKQIGVIVRKLGYNYSKAYPIFTKTPKDAKKQLKKT, encoded by the coding sequence ATGAGTAAAGAAGAGTTAAACAATGAAATGAGTCAATATGTTGCATTTTATCGTTATTATCAGCGATTGATTGCGATTAAATTTATAACAGAAGGCCATACAATACAAGATGCAGCAAATTTACTTAACATTTCTTACCCAACTGTTCACAGATGGGCTAAATCCTGTGAAATGGGTGGATTAGATGGTTTAAAACCATCTTTTGGAGGTGGAAGACCATCAAAATTATCTTATGAACAACAAGTAGAATTAGATAATATCATTGAAAATACTCCTAATTTATCAATGAAAAATGTTCAACAAATAGTTAAAGAAAAATTCAATGTAGAATACAGTTTAAAACAAATAGGAGTCATAGTAAGAAAATTAGGATATAATTATAGCAAAGCATATCCTATTTTTACTAAAACTCCAAAAGATGCTAAAAAACAATTAAAAAAAACTTAG
- a CDS encoding transposase: protein MFINLHLYKKIAKILNIKLINIPPYSPHLNPIEQLWRIMKNIIRNEYLKSKEHLKELVKKTFNEIVENNNITTHWYETFILKV, encoded by the coding sequence GTGTTCATAAATCTGCATTTATATAAAAAAATAGCTAAAATTCTTAATATTAAACTAATTAATATCCCACCTTATTCTCCACACTTAAATCCTATAGAACAACTATGGAGAATAATGAAAAATATAATTCGCAACGAATACTTAAAATCCAAAGAACATCTAAAAGAACTAGTCAAAAAAACATTCAATGAAATTGTTGAAAACAATAATATTACAACACATTGGTACGAAACATTTATATTAAAAGTTTAG
- a CDS encoding type II toxin-antitoxin system VapC family toxin, whose amino-acid sequence MKIFLDSSFIIALVNDNDSLHEEALDYLELTETNECFISNLIINEVITVIGNKLGLKIAISTFNLLVSVFNIVNEYDNSNFNSSNMLIYEKFDTKLSYTDSSIIYIMKEEGINNLISFDKEFKRVEGINLIGL is encoded by the coding sequence ATGAAAATCTTTTTAGATTCTTCTTTTATTATAGCTTTAGTTAATGATAATGATTCTTTACATGAAGAGGCTTTAGATTATTTAGAATTAACTGAAACTAATGAATGCTTTATCAGTAATCTTATTATTAATGAAGTTATAACTGTTATAGGAAATAAATTAGGGTTAAAAATAGCTATTTCAACTTTTAATTTATTAGTTAGTGTTTTTAATATTGTTAATGAATATGATAATTCTAATTTTAATTCTTCTAATATGTTAATTTACGAAAAATTTGATACTAAATTAAGTTATACGGATTCAAGTATTATTTATATTATGAAAGAAGAAGGAATTAACAATTTAATTAGTTTTGATAAAGAATTTAAGAGAGTTGAAGGAATAAATTTAATAGGCTTATAG
- a CDS encoding AbrB/MazE/SpoVT family DNA-binding domain-containing protein codes for MVNVGVTKVYKNNQTTIPSKVRKELNISENSIISWDLNPDKTITISVKSEKPSVKDLVGLGSSKEVTNAVNLKRGLYL; via the coding sequence ATGGTTAATGTAGGAGTTACTAAAGTTTATAAAAATAATCAAACAACAATACCTTCTAAAGTTAGAAAAGAATTAAATATTTCTGAAAATAGCATTATAAGTTGGGATTTAAATCCTGATAAAACAATAACTATTTCCGTTAAATCTGAAAAACCTTCTGTTAAAGATTTAGTAGGTTTAGGAAGTTCTAAAGAAGTTACCAATGCAGTAAATTTAAAAAGAGGTTTATATTTATGA
- a CDS encoding glycosyltransferase family 2 protein — MNKIKISAILAVFNEEKFIIKAIESLINQTIREIEIIIVNDGSSDNSLNIINDYCKKDSRITIINQENMGLGASRNNAMKIAKGEYIAFLDGDDWFKLDALEIAYNEASKKNTDITFFQIINYDDESGKTYENDWFNLNSFTKSFNDCVFTPEKTKDFLFDLSVSACQKIYKNKFLKSIKAEFPEGIYFEDMPFFFEVYLKAKRISIIKKHLYCRRKHENSITHVVDEKYLDTVPAGVELMKRFIDNGFYETYKFDLLAYKINGPKFALKDITNEYKEPLFNLIKDDYEKIKKTKYYDDFLDNLGPVKKKFFLDVLKSNTYEEFIKTD, encoded by the coding sequence ATGAATAAAATAAAAATATCCGCAATATTAGCAGTATTTAATGAAGAAAAATTCATTATAAAAGCTATTGAAAGCTTAATAAATCAAACAATTAGAGAAATTGAGATAATCATAGTAAATGATGGATCTAGTGACAATAGCCTAAATATTATTAACGATTATTGTAAAAAAGATTCGAGAATTACAATTATAAATCAAGAAAATATGGGTCTTGGAGCAAGTCGAAATAATGCAATGAAAATAGCTAAAGGAGAATATATTGCTTTTCTTGATGGTGATGATTGGTTTAAGTTAGATGCATTAGAAATAGCTTATAATGAAGCTAGTAAAAAAAATACAGACATTACATTCTTTCAGATAATTAATTATGATGATGAAAGTGGAAAAACATACGAAAATGATTGGTTCAATTTAAATAGCTTTACAAAAAGCTTTAATGATTGTGTTTTTACACCTGAGAAAACAAAAGACTTTTTATTTGATTTATCAGTTAGTGCATGTCAAAAAATTTATAAAAACAAGTTTTTAAAATCGATCAAGGCAGAGTTTCCAGAAGGAATTTATTTTGAGGATATGCCTTTCTTTTTTGAGGTTTATTTAAAAGCAAAAAGGATTTCAATTATAAAAAAACATTTATATTGTAGACGAAAGCATGAAAATTCTATTACCCATGTCGTTGATGAGAAATATCTTGATACAGTTCCTGCAGGTGTGGAACTTATGAAAAGGTTTATTGATAATGGTTTTTATGAAACTTATAAATTTGATTTACTAGCTTACAAGATTAATGGTCCAAAATTTGCATTAAAAGATATTACAAATGAATATAAAGAGCCATTATTCAATTTAATTAAAGATGATTATGAAAAAATCAAAAAAACTAAGTATTATGATGATTTTTTAGATAACTTAGGACCAGTTAAGAAAAAATTTTTCTTAGATGTTTTAAAATCTAATACTTATGAAGAATTTATAAAAACGGATTAA